In a genomic window of Chrysemys picta bellii isolate R12L10 chromosome 1, ASM1138683v2, whole genome shotgun sequence:
- the LOC112059026 gene encoding uncharacterized protein LOC112059026 isoform X1, with translation MQSPPSQEITQSRIRRRAPVWSEREVLDLIACWEDESVMAELHSKKRNANMYAKVSRAMTERGYSRDTDQCRIKIKELRQAYQKTREANGRSGSQPRTFYFYYELHAIMGDDATTTPPLSMDTCQGGVAQSEEEESLEDEEEEEEEDSGESFSPLSQELFLTLEPIASPHFQGGLPDHDPEEGTSGANVSTWPLSTPSQRLVQMRRRKEQTRDDMFAELMQSSRTDRAQLNAWRQTVAESHKALQEHEERSDVCDESRQDAVVKLIGEQTDMLHCMVDLMWERQQDHRLTLQPLSNCPPSFPSSIASSPRCPKI, from the exons atgcagagtccaccatcacaggagatcacGCAGTCCCGGATTCGCAGACGAGCTCCAGTatggtccgaacgggaggtatTGGATCTCATAGCATGTTGGGAAGATGagtctgttatggcagaactacattccaaaaaAAGGAACGCAAATATGTatgctaaagtctccagggccatgacagaaagaggctactccagggacacagatCAGTGTCGTataaaaatcaaggagctcaggcaagcgtaCCAAAAAACCAGGGAGGCAAACGGGcgctctggctcacagccccgtACATTCTACTTCTActatgagctgcatgcaattatgggggatgatgccaccactaccccaccactgtccatggacacctgccaGGGGGGAGTTGCACAGAGCGAGGAGGAAGAGTCATTGGAagacgaagaggaggaggaggaggaggacagtgggGAATCCTTTTCCCCCCTTAGCCAGGAATTATTCTTAACGCTGGAGCCAAtagcctccccccacttccaaggtgggctcccggaccatgaccctgaagaaggtacttctg gtgcaaatgtttcaacgtggcccctatctactccgtcccagaggctggtccagatgAGAAGGCGGAAAGAACaaactcgggatgacatgttcgccgagctcatgcagtcctcccgcactgatagggcccagctgaatgcgtggaggcaaacagTTGCagagtcccataaagcattacaggaacacgaagagaggagTGACGTGtgcgatgagagcaggcaggatgctgTGGTCAAGCTCAttggggagcaaactgacatgctccactgtatggtggatctaatgtgggaaaggcagcaagaccacagactgacactgcagcccctgtctaactgccctccctccttcccaagttccatagcctcctcacccagatgcccaaaaaTATGA